A window from Methylococcus mesophilus encodes these proteins:
- a CDS encoding IS3 family transposase (programmed frameshift), whose translation MKKRFTEEQIIGILKEAEAGLKVAELCRKHGLSEATYYNWKAKYGGLTVSDAQRLKALETENARLKRLLAEAMLDNAALKEVVGRKLVSPQAKRVAVSHLMTKHQMGVTRACGLIGISRSLYRYEAKRPVDQELKERLCELAAQKRRYGYRRLHVLLCREGWEINRKRTYRVYHEAGLMVRKRKRKRIAGVERQIKVAPSAPNESWSMDYVSDGLADGRRLRCLNIVDDFTKQCLAIEVDTSLPGRRVVGVLQRLAEIRGLPKSVTVDNGPEFAGKALDEWADSQGLCLSFIQPGKPQQNAYIESFNGKFRDECLNEHWFVSMRHARQVIEEWRREYNEQRPHSSLAYLTPDQFADTFLTADSMSVSD comes from the exons ATGAAGAAGCGTTTCACCGAAGAACAGATCATTGGCATCCTGAAGGAAGCCGAAGCCGGCCTAAAAGTAGCGGAGCTGTGCCGCAAGCACGGGCTCAGCGAGGCGACGTACTACAACTGGAAAGCGAAATACGGCGGCCTGACAGTGTCGGATGCGCAGCGGCTCAAGGCACTGGAGACCGAGAATGCCCGGCTCAAGCGCCTGCTGGCGGAGGCGATGCTGGACAATGCTGCGTTGAAAGAGGTTGTAGGCCGAAAGT TGGTAAGCCCACAAGCCAAGAGGGTGGCGGTCTCCCATCTGATGACAAAGCACCAGATGGGCGTCACGCGGGCTTGTGGGCTGATCGGTATTTCTCGGTCGCTGTATCGCTACGAAGCTAAGCGGCCAGTAGACCAGGAGCTCAAGGAACGACTGTGCGAATTGGCAGCGCAGAAGCGGCGCTATGGGTATCGCCGGCTGCACGTGCTACTTTGCCGAGAGGGTTGGGAAATCAACCGAAAGCGCACCTATCGCGTGTATCACGAGGCCGGCCTGATGGTCCGCAAACGAAAGCGGAAGCGCATTGCCGGCGTGGAGCGCCAAATCAAGGTCGCGCCATCGGCGCCTAACGAGAGTTGGTCTATGGACTATGTTTCGGACGGTTTGGCCGATGGTCGGCGGCTGCGGTGCCTGAATATCGTCGATGACTTCACGAAGCAGTGCTTGGCCATCGAAGTCGATACTTCGCTGCCTGGCAGACGTGTAGTCGGTGTGCTGCAACGGCTGGCAGAGATCCGCGGATTGCCCAAATCAGTCACCGTCGACAACGGCCCCGAGTTTGCCGGCAAGGCTTTGGATGAATGGGCCGATAGCCAAGGACTGTGCTTGAGCTTCATCCAGCCAGGTAAGCCACAGCAGAACGCCTACATCGAAAGCTTCAACGGCAAATTCCGGGATGAATGCCTGAACGAGCATTGGTTCGTCTCGATGCGCCATGCTCGCCAAGTCATTGAGGAGTGGCGTCGGGAATACAATGAGCAACGCCCCCACAGTTCGTTGGCTTACCTGACGCCAGATCAGTTTGCAGACACATTTTTAACCGCAGACTCTATGTCCGTTTCGGACTAA